The genome window TAATTCtatattgcccccccccctcccttccccaaAGACAATTTTAAAATACGAAGGAAAATCACATAGGAAATATTTTAGTCCAGTGCATGTTTCTCATTTAGAAAACAGGTAACCTTTTAACATTGATGTTGTCCAGGAGGCTATGAGCATCACTAAGTTCTGTGACTCAACAAATCTAGGGAAAAACACATAATTCATTATTTCCCACTATAAATATTTGAAATTACTGTCTATGAATCATTTGGGGTATGATATTCTGATGTAGTCCAGTCTAAACTTGTCCATTAGGTGGTGGAGTCTCAGACACACTGGTCCCAGAAGAGAGACAGCCTGCTGAGGATGATGCATCTTCAGCCAGTAGTACTGTGGGCAAGACTGAGGCACTGGCAGGGGACAATGATGCCAAACCATCAACCACAATCAGTGGTAATAAGAACACCATTCACTGTATATGGACCTGAAATGAGTCCAGTACACATACATTATTTGAATGCATTCATTTGCCTTTGATTCTAGATGATGAGTATGACCACGAGAATAGGATTTTGTTTAACGATCCTTTCAATACTAATGTTACAGATAGACACATCTCTATCCAGACCAAACTAGAGGGCCTGGAGGTGTTGACCGACCTAAACGGAGGCAAGATAATCTTTCTTAAAAAGTATATAAATAGTCTTCCCTCCTATGCTTTTGTATTTACTAATTCCATTCTCATTGCTCTATCTCTGTTTTCCACAGCTGGGAGGAAGGCGTGTCCACTATGCCCCGAGGAGAAGTTTAAGGCCTGCTACAGCCACAAGCTACGACGCCACCTCCAGAACCTCCACTGGAAGGTCTATGTGGAGTTTGAAGGTACCATCATCACCGTACAAAGATTATATTGCTATACTGTCTACTACAgtatgcatgtacacacacacacacacacacacacacacacacacacacacacacacacacacacacacacacacacacacacacacacacacacacacacacacacacacacacacacacacacacacacacacacacacacacacacacacaggaactgaTGTTGTTGTCTTCCCACCTGCTGAGTCTCTGCCGTTAGCACATGGCTTGGTCGACTCAGCTCTATGTAGGTGTTAACAGGTTCTTGGATAGGCAGAGGATCAGTGCTTACCAAGTTCCATATGAATGGTAGTCAGAGCTATCCCAATGGGCACATATGTTAATTTAATGTCTATTCCACATAATTTAAGTGAATTAGTGTTTGCCAAGTAGgatgtattttatatttatacTTTAGTTATTTAggagactctcttatccagagcaattaaagatctagatgcactattgtaaagtggctgttccactggatgtcataaggtgaatgcaccaatttgtaagtcgctctggataagagcatctgctaaatgacttaaatgtaaatttaaatgcaattagggttaagttgctttgctcaagggcacatctttttcacctagttggctcggagattcgaaccagcgaccttttggttactggcccaacactcttaactgctAGACTACCAGCCGGATGTGAGCAGAAATGCTTTAGGAAAGTCATTGAGTGAGTTGTGTTACTTGTATAGATTTAGGCTTCCTATTCCTAAGCAATCACTGGTAAATATTGACAGTGAATAATATGACAGTCAGTGAAGTGTAACTGGAGTTAAATGatacccccccctaagttttagatgcactattgttaagtgactgtcccactggatgtcataaggtgaatgcaccaatttgtaagtcgctctggataagagcgtctgctaaatgacttaaatgtaaatgtaaatgtaaatgagcagcagtacagttATGGGAAGGTTTTCAAGGGATATGGCATCAACTGGTAGTACGATGTTCCCTGATGATGACCTACAATAACCTCTGACCCCCCTCCACCCACAGGTCAGAAGATGTGCATCTGTCACCTGCCCTGCAGACAGCTGaggcccagccccagccccaatgGAGACCAGGTGAGACTCTGTCCATCACACCTGATAACCAACACCAGAAATGACTGAGGGCCACTTGTCTCCACATTGTCTTTATTTTTTCTTTCCAAATCAACTATAATTGCATGAAAGTTACTGTATGAAGCATGGTACtatggtaagtgtgtgtgtgtgttactgtatgaaTCATGGTACtatggtaagtgtgtgtgtgttactgtatgaaGCACGGTACTATGAtgaccgtgtgtgtatgtgttctccCCCAGGCTCCAGGCAGGCTGGTGGCACATTACCACTGTGTAGTGTGTTCAGTCACCATCGCCCGCAAGACAGACATGATCAGTCACCTGAAACGCCACGTCAACAAGGGAGAGACTGAGGCCAGCTACTCAGGCAGCTCTGATGTGCCCTTTGAAGAGCCAGGTGAACTCTCACCAACCTTAAGCGAAACACGAAACCAaagtttctgtatagcactttgacgataaatacatttgattgattgatttatactaggggcagcaggtagcctagtggttagagtatggGCCAGTAACTGAGAGGTTggtagatcaaatccccgagctgacaaattaaaaatctgtcgctctgcccctgaacaaggcagtttacccattgttcctatgccgtcattgtaaatacgaatttgttctttactgacttggctagttaaatgtAAATACTCAACCTTGACCAAAACCCAAAACACAACCCTTCTATACACAGTTGGAAATGCAGATTGAAAATGTATTCTCTTGCCTTTTACTCATTGGTTGACAGCTCCGTCTGGACAGGCCTATGAGATAATGAAAGAGCTGGGGACCAATGTTCAGCTCATGCCCAACCATACGACCCCACAGAAGACTGACACCTACTTCAACCGCAAGATGAAGACCAACAGGTCAAACAATATCCTCTTCACCAATGTTACATTTAATTTGGTTTCGTAAAAGAacagtgactgactgacagtgttggggtgtgtgtgtgtgttacaggcaGCTAGTATTCTGTTCCCTGGCGGTCCTGGCTGAGGAGAGGAACCCCTTGGAGAGTCTGGATGCGTTTGGAGCCACAGGCATTATGGGACTCCAGTGGGCCAAGCACCTGCGGAACGCCGTCAAGGTGACCATAACCGACATCAATGAAGTGTGTGTCAAGATGATCCGCGAGAACTGCAACCTCAACCACATCCGGGTGGAGGGGTCGCGGGGGTCATCCCGGGTCCCTGACGGGGGGGCGGGGGATGTGGACGGGGTGCCCATCGCTACCGTGGAGGTCGCCAAGATGGATGCCAACGTTATCATGCACCTGAGGTCTTTTGACTACATGTGAGTAGGAGGAGCTAGGGAGGGAACGTCTTATTGATGGGGGGGTGGGAGGAGTTGGGGAGGGAACGTCTTATTGATGGTGGGGTGGGAGGAGTTGGGGAGGGAACGTCTTATTGATGGGGGTgggaggagttagggagggaatGTCTTATTGATGGGGGTgggaggagttagggagggaacGTCTTATTGATGGGGGTgggaggagttagggagggaacGTCTTATTGCTGGGGGGTaggaggagttagggagggaacGTCTTATTGATGGGGGGTgggaggagttagggagggaacGTCTTATTGATGGGGGTgggaggagttagggagggaacGTCTTATTgatgggggatgggaggagttagggagggaacGTCTTATTGCTGGGGGGGTgggaggagttagggagggaacGTCTTATTGATGGGGGTGCAGCTCTGTAGCGAGAAACGTCacctcctttctttctccttttTCTCCTATCGTTTGACTTGACATTTGTCAAACAATAACCCTATTTACAGTATATGATGGCCAGCAGTGGTTCTATAGACGCCTCACATTATCCATCAAGCCGAACACAAACCAACCTCTGTTTCCATGGTGACCCCCTCAGACACCTGGACCCGTTCGGCACGGCTGTCAATTATCTGGACTCTGCTTTCCGGAACATCCGGAACCTGGGCATCATCTCTGTGACGTCCACGGACACGGGCTCCCTCTACTCTAAGTCCCTGAACGTCACAATGCGCCACTATGGCTCGAATATAGTCCGCACAGAGTACTACAAGGAGCTGGCTGCACGCATGGTGCTGGCCACTGTAGCCAGGTAGGTGAAATACTACAAGGAGCTGGCTGCACGCATGGTGCTGGCCACTGTAGCCAGGTAGGTGAAATACTACAAGGAGCTGGCTGCATGCATGGTGCTGGTCACTGTAGCCAGGTAGGTGAAATACTACAAGGAGCTGGCTGCATGCATGGTGCTGGTCACTGTAGCCAGGTAGGTGAAATACTACAAGGAGCTGGCTGCATGCATGGTGCTGGTCACTGTAGCCAGGTAGGTGAAATACTACAAGGAGCTGGCTGCATGCATGGTGCTGGTCACTGTAGCCAGGTAGGTGAAATACTACAAGGAGCTGGCTGCATGCATGGTGCTGGTCACTGTAGCCAGGTAGGTGAAATACTACAAGGAGCTGGCTGCATGCATGGTGCTGGTCACTGTAGCCAGGTAGGTGAAATACTACAAGGAGCTGGCTGCATGCATGGTGCTGGCCACTGTAGCCAGGTAGGTGAAATACTCTCAGCTTATTTACCACTGAAttgctgtgtgtgactgtgtgtgacatTTTCATTGTGTATGTCTTTGTTTAACTTGTGTGTTTTTCTTTGGGGTGGCTTTGAGATGCTTTTGGCAGTGAAagtgtaacgtgtgtgtgtgtgtgttttagtgtgtagtATTTCATGCATCTGTCTCATGCGTGTATTGCTTTCAGGGCGGCGGCACGCTGTAATAAGGGCATAGAAGTGTTGCTGGCGGTGGCTGTGGAACACTTTGTCCTGGTGGTCGTCAGAGTCCTCAGGGGTCCCACCCAGGCCGACGAGTCAGCCAAGAGGATCAGACAGCTCATCCACTGCCAGTGGTGTGAGGAGAGGGTGTTCCTCAAACAGGGGAGCATGGTGGAGGGTAAGAAGGTTAAGTAGAGTAGAGGGTAAGTCTGGAAATGGTTGAGGGGTTTCTGATAGGGAGAGAGGACGGTACAGGTGGAGGGGAATTTGAAATCACTCTGTAGTTAGTTTTCACTTTTTCACTCTGTAGTTAGTTTTCACTTTTTCACTTTTCCCCCTACAGAAAACCTGTACAGACAACTGCCCTGCAACTGTCATGGAAGCATGCCTGGCAAGACAGCGGTGGAGCTGGGACCACTATGGTAGAACTTTTTGCATATATTGGGTGATATACAATATTTGAACCAGTGAAGTAGGTCTGGCCTCCATCTTGAAGTGTTTAACTGGAACCTATGTATGTTTTTCCCTCCCAGGTCTGGTCCTCTGTTTAACTCCGGGTTCCTGAGGAGGATGTTGTTTGCAGCGGTGCAGCACAGTATGGAGGATATTCAGCCGCTGGTCAAGACTCTGATCTGTGAGTCAGAGTGCACAACCCTCAAGTCCTCTGTTCACGGGCCCACTGCACTCATCAACCAAGGTAATCTCCAGGGTCGTGGGTGTGTCTATGTGGAGGGGGCGGGTGGTGAAGGGATTCTATTGACATGTTGCATGTTTACTCTCCAGTGGAATGTGGTGTAGTCATCAAGGTACAGAAGGTGGAGGAGTCGGGCACCGCTGACCACTCAGGTAACAAGACACACATTCTGTTATAAAGAGAGGGGCCTTCTCCTGTCTACACCATTAGCTCCTTCTCCTGTCTACACCATTAGCTCCTTCTCCTGTCTACACCATTAGCTCCTTCTCCTGTCTACACCATTAGCTCCTTCTCCTGTCTACAACATTAGCTCCTTCTCCTGTCTACAACATTAGCTCCTTCTCCTGTCTACAACATTAGCTCCTTCTCCTGTCTACAACATTAGCTCCTTCTCCTGTCTACAACATTAGCTCCTTCTCCTGTCTACAACATTAGCTCCTTCTCCTGTCTACAACATTAGCTCCTTCTCCTGTCTACAACATTAGCTCCTTCTCCTGTCTACAACATTAGCTCTTTTCAGACTGGATGCCATGTTGTAGTAATGTTACTCAATATGTTGGTGTAATGTTACTTTAACACAgggaagagaaagacaggagatgAGCCAGGTAATGTGGTGAAGAAGCTGAAATCAGAAGGGTCTCTGGAGCACCCAGCGTTCTACTATGGTATTCACCGCCACAGCATCAGAGGCATGAACATGCCCAAGTGAGTGAACCTTAACACTATGTCACAACTTTGACAAAGATTTCCTGAGGTCAAAGGGCATCAGTTTTCTAACTTCCACCTTTTAGagctctgtggttctaaatccgGTTTAGTGGATATATTTTGTTATTACAGTCTTATTACACAAAAGATCTCAATGTAAATGTATGTTCTATCTCCTCTCATcaatccatctccctctctccaggttGAATAGGTTCCTGCAGTACTTGACGGAGGCGGGCTTCAGAGTGAGCCGTACCCACTTTGACCCAACAGGGGTGCGGACCGACGCCACGCTGGACCAGTTCAAGTCGGTGCTCACCAAATACAGCGTGCCCACCTACACCAACACCACGACAACCCAAAACCCAGAGGAGACGGTACGGGCTATGGAGTGACCCACCCTAGGGAGAATCAAGGCCTCatcacctcttctctccctctcagaggTGACATATGtctcaaatgccaccctattccctatatagtacactactttagaccagggtccataaccctattccctatatagtgcactaccttagaccagggcccataaccctattccctatatagtgcactactttagatcagggcccataaccctattccctatatagtacactactttagaccagggcccataaccctattccctatatagtgcactaccttagaccatggtccataaccctattccctatatagtgcactactttagatcagggcccataaccctattccctatatagtgcactaccttagaccagggcccataaccctattccctatatagtgcactactttagaccagggcccataaccctattccctatatagtgcactactttagaccagggcccataaccttattccctatatagtgcactactttagaccagggcccataaccctattccctatatagtgcactacttttgaccagggcccatagtagtacactataggtAATAGGGTGGCATCTCTCTGTGCAGGGACACTGGCTGTAAAGAGTGGCTCACTCTGCACTGATCTGTATATTCCTCTTGGTTTCATTCATCACTGGTACTTTGTAAATGTTCTCTCACAATGCTTCTAGATTAATAGAGTTCTGCTTTTCAAATAGAGCTGAAGTATTGGTTAAATGCAGACAGATAATAGCTTCTATTCTGCTCAT of Oncorhynchus gorbuscha isolate QuinsamMale2020 ecotype Even-year linkage group LG15, OgorEven_v1.0, whole genome shotgun sequence contains these proteins:
- the trmt1l gene encoding TRMT1-like protein gives rise to the protein MAELKEADAEQLHQEDVDIKGGGVSDTLVPEERQPAEDDASSASSTVGKTEALAGDNDAKPSTTISDRHISIQTKLEGLEVLTDLNGAGRKACPLCPEEKFKACYSHKLRRHLQNLHWKVYVEFEGQKMCICHLPCRQLRPSPSPNGDQAPGRLVAHYHCVVCSVTIARKTDMISHLKRHVNKGETEASYSGSSDVPFEEPAPSGQAYEIMKELGTNVQLMPNHTTPQKTDTYFNRKMKTNRQLVFCSLAVLAEERNPLESLDAFGATGIMGLQWAKHLRNAVKVTITDINEVCVKMIRENCNLNHIRVEGSRGSSRVPDGGAGDVDGVPIATVEVAKMDANVIMHLRSFDYIHLDPFGTAVNYLDSAFRNIRNLGIISVTSTDTGSLYSKSLNVTMRHYGSNIVRTEYYKELAARMVLATVARAAARCNKGIEVLLAVAVEHFVLVVVRVLRGPTQADESAKRIRQLIHCQWCEERVFLKQGSMVEENLYRQLPCNCHGSMPGKTAVELGPLWSGPLFNSGFLRRMLFAAVQHSMEDIQPLVKTLICESECTTLKSSVHGPTALINQVECGVVIKVQKVEESGTADHSGKRKTGDEPGNVVKKLKSEGSLEHPAFYYGIHRHSIRGMNMPKLNRFLQYLTEAGFRVSRTHFDPTGVRTDATLDQFKSVLTKYSVPTYTNTTTTQNPEETVRAME